From the Colletotrichum lupini chromosome 10, complete sequence genome, one window contains:
- a CDS encoding FAD binding domain-containing protein, producing the protein MIYNLWKHCTLIGSLALLEALAANISTTETFVGGTPPCDALLAAGLGDRVLSPTDSGYEKQVQTWWARNAQLHPWCIVLPESTEEVSLTLTTLLKAGNGAGDWHIAVRSGGHGFQLNNNIQNGVTIDLSMLNYSRYDAETNTATLGSGGRWENVYASLGDQGVVVVGGRDGDVGVGGFLLGGGTSYFSPKYGFACDSVLNYEVVLTNGSVVNANKTSNSDLWKALKGGGSNFGIVTRFDLEALPARDIHYEVRILPATASDVVSDTLIKFADHDMSLADNALVTFLQYNGTAGPDITITAIYVNTAGHNGVETAFDNLRDIPSIRNVSVKQSVAKTAAGSKVQGGQLSAAATLLFKNDPEILQYSTKLHEDFVKSLQSSIGPEAFGTMIFLQPVGMDHGNIANQRGGNMLGLERLKSNAIMWTGGVYVLTNDADFALAEACLTSMSDKIQRFAKSVGGDMDLVYLNYASPRQDALAGYGPQNVEFIREVAAKYDPSGAFQTRVPGGFKIGRSG; encoded by the exons ATGATTTACAATCTCTGGAAACATTGTACCCTTATCGGGTCGTTGGCTCTCTTGGAGGCTTTAGCAGCTAACATAAGCACGACGGAAACTTTTGTTGGGGGCACTCCGCCT TGTGACGCGCTCCTCGCCGCCGGCTTAGGTGATAGGGTTTTATCGCCAACCGATTCAGGGTACGAGAAACAGGTGCAAACCTGGTGGGCTCGGAATGCCCAGCTTCATCCATGGTGTATTGTGCTACCCGAGAGTACTGAAGAAGTTTCCCTCACTTTGACCACACTCCTAAAAGCTGGCAATGGCGCTGGAGACTGGCACATTGCAGTCCGGAGTGGGGGGCATGGCTTTCAGTTGAACAACAACATTCAGAATGGAGTCACTATCGATTTGAGCATGCTCAATTACTCCCGTTATGATGCCGAAACGAATACCGCAACGCTCGGTTCGGGAGGGCGATGGGAGAATGTTTACGCTAGTCTGGGCGATCAAGGCGTTGTCGTGGTCGGTGGCCGCGATGGCGACGTTGGAGTGGGAGGCTTCCTTCTCGGCGGCGGCACATCCTATTTCTCGCCCAAGTATGGATTCGCCTGTGACTCTGTCCTCAACTACGAGGTCGTGCTCACCAACGGAAGCGTCGTCAATGCGAACAAGACCAGCAACTCTGATTTATGGAAGGCGCTCAAGGGTGGCGGCTCCAACTTTGGCATCGTCACAAGGTTTGACCTGGAAGCCCTTCCTGCTCGTGATATCCACTACGAGGTCCGAATACTGCCCGCAACCGCTTCTGATGTGGTCTCCGATACGCTGATCAAGTTTGCTGATCATGACATGTCGCTTGCTGATAACGCACTGGTCACTTTCCTCCAGTACAACGGCACGGCAGGTCCTGACATCACGATCACGGCCATCTATGTCAACACTGCTGGGCACAATGGTGTCGAAACGGCGTTTGACAATCTGCGGGACATTCCGTCTATTCGCAATGTTTCTGTAAAGCAGTCTGTGGCCAAGACTGCCGCAGGGTCGAAAGTCCAAGGCGGACAATT GAGTGCTGCGGCGACTCTGTTGTTCAAAAATGATCCAGAGATTCTTCAATACTCCACCAAGCTCCACGAAGACTTCGTCAAGTCCCTTCAGAGTTCCATCGGCCCGGAAGCCTTCGGAACGATGATCTTTCTACAGCCTGTCGGAATGGACCATGGAAATATCGCAAATCAACGCGGCGGTAACATGCTTGGTCTTGAAAGATTGAAGTCAAATGCCATCATGTGGACGGGTGGTGTGTATGTGTTGACGAACGACGCAGACTTTGCCTTGGCGGAAGCATGTTTGACTTCGATGTCGGACAAGATACAGAGATTTGCGAAGTCTGTCGGGGGCGACATGGACCTGGTCTACCTCAACTATGCCAGTCCTCGTCAGGATGCTCTCGCAGGATACGGCCCACAGAATGTTGAATTCATACGGGAAGTTGCTGCCAAATACGACCCGAGTGGCGCGTTTCAGACAAGAGTTCCTGGGGGCTTCAAGATCGGGAGATCTGGGTAG
- a CDS encoding amidase: MSSQSREAPWKAIAQRKQAERAARISSKWHIPIKAIPNDPPQPGDGPQRVLDMPRQFLSQSEISITETYTIPTLLKAIGTRKLSARQVTEAFCHRSAIAQQLTNCLTEPLFDTALDRAQFLDDYLREHGAPLGPLHGLPVSVKDTFNVAGVDTSMGLAYLCHKPASSNAPLVDLLLSLGCVIIAKTNIPQTLGSLDSVNNVFGRTMNPINRLCTAGGSSGGEGVLVAMKGSMIGIGTDIGGSIRVPAMCNGVYGFKPSNGRVPYGGQVLTGIDGMSRTSVQAVAGPIGRSVEDIDALLREIVPRAALWGEDCMPASWPSSLRVSSISGCGKNGELVIGVLRTDGNCSIHPPLDHMLDEVSSALSHTRGVKVVELSCPAALTKAQSVMNKLMGVDGSVTMAEMIEATGEPLVPWTAARFKKGKPLPLTQVAQLQAQRATLEREMLKMWVENDEHGRRREKLDAVICPVAPHPVPPIEGYNAVGLTSSWVMLDYPAGTVPVRDVRESDLQLGRPQGGKILSSWDERNRELWDEKKIDRKIYLGTPLSVQVVVPRLRDDRLVQVMASVDAACKVTGVNAKL, encoded by the coding sequence ATGTCTTCTCAATCTCGAGAAGCCCCGTGGAAGGCCATTGCACAACGTAAACAGGCTGAGAGAGCAGCGCGCATCTCATCAAAATGGCACATCCCAATCAAGGCCATCCCGAATGACCCGCCTCAACCAGGTGACGGGCCACAGAGAGTTCTTGACATGCCGCGCCAATTCTTGTCTCAATCAGAAATCTCAATTACCGAAACTTATACGATTCCAACTCTGCTCAAGGCCATAGGGACGCGCAAACTCTCAGCTAGACAAGTCACCGAGGCCTTCTGCCACCGAAGTGCCATAGCGCAGCAACTCACGAATTGTTTGACGGAACCCTTGTTCGACACCGCCTTGGACCGGGCTCAATTTCTCGATGACTACCTCCGCGAACACGGCGCCCCCCTCGGCCCCCTCCACGGCCTCCCCGTCTCCGTAAAAGACACATTCAACGTTGCAGGCGTCGACACCTCAATGGGGCTGGCATATCTGTGCCACAAGCCCGCATCCTCCAATGCGCCGCTGGTTGATCTCCTGCTCTCTTTGGGGTGCGTCATCATCGCCAAGACCAACATCCCGCAAACTCTCGGAAGTCTGGATTCCGTCAACAACGTTTTTGGCCGGACCATGAATCCTATCAACCGACTGTGCACCGCTGGCGGATCCTCTGGCGGCGAGGGCGTCCTCGTGGCCATGAAGGGTTCCATGATTGGAATCGGAACCGATATTGGTGGCAGCATCCGCGTGCCTGCTATGTGTAACGGTGTCTATGGCTTCAAGCCCTCCAATGGCCGCGTTCCGTACGGCGGACAAGTTCTTACTGGCATTGACGGTATGAGCCGCACTTCCGTGCAAGCTGTTGCAGGCCCTATTGGCCGTAGTGTTGAGGACATAGATGCTCTCCTGCGTGAGATCGTCCCTCGGGCAGCTTTATGGGGCGAGGATTGCATGCCCGCATCATGGCCCTCCAGCTTGAGAGTGTCGTCGATCTCGGGCTGCGGCAAGAACGGGGAGTTGGTTATCGGCGTTCTTCGCACGGATGGAAATTGCAGCATTCATCCACCTCTTGATCATATGCTGGACGAGGTCTCTTCAGCTCTTTCGCACACACGCGGTGTGAAGGTGGTTGAGCTGTCATGCCCCGCGGCACTCACCAAGGCACAGTCAGTCATGAACAAGCTCATGGGCGTCGACGGCTCCGTCACCATGGCCGAGATGATTGAAGCAACAGGCGAGCCCCTAGTACCTTGGACAGCAGCACGATTCAAGAAGGGGAAGCCGCTGCCACTTACGCAAGTTGCTCAGCTTCAGGCACAACGAGCAACGTTGGAGCGGGAGATGCTCAAGATGTGGGTCGAGAACGATGAACACGGTCGCAGGCGAGAGAAGCTGGATGCTGTGATATGTCCGGTTGCGCCGCACCCTGTGCCGCCCATCGAAGGATACAATGCTGTCGGTTTGACTAGCAGTTGGGTGATGCTTGACTATCCTGCAGGAACAGTACCAGTGCGAGACGTGAGGGAGAGTGATCTGCAGCTTGGTCGGCCACAAGGTGGAAAGATCCTGAGTAGCTGGGACGAGAGGAACAGAGAGCTGTGGGACGAGAAGAAGATTGACCGAAAGATCTACCTAGGGACGCCGCTGAGTGTTCAGGTCGTTGTACCAAGGTTGCGGGATGATCGACTGGTTCAGGTCATGGCTAGCGTAGATGCAGCTTGCAAGGTCACAGGTGTGAACGCAAAGCTCTGA
- a CDS encoding subtilase, with protein MVALRTSLAALVGIAVLSSASAVKRDMTPVFEKTNVPGAFIVEFADDQDGSGFLSQLKTETGVTKISQRLNLQSKIFKGVSIHVEGSNNETASKIAGLPQVKKLWPVPLISVPKLDITWTGKDKTPSKYKRQINSTDTWPPHVMTQVDKLRANGFIGTGLKIGIVDTGIDYTHSALGGCFGPGCLVEFGSDIVGDAYDGTNAPVPDADPFENCLGHGTHVAGIIAAMENPMGFTGAAPGVKLGMYRTFACNGQTTGDVLLAGVIKAFEDGSDIITGSIGGPNGWAGEAFAVTVSRIVDAGVPCTFAAGNEVGGTEGLFGISTPSTGDGVMSISSYQSQGADSEGKVSAFTSWGPTFELKLAPSFGAPGAGILSTWPIALGDYAEASGTSMATPLVASIVALVSQARGTRDPDLIKRLLASTAKPNLSQNYGVDNIEAGLGPVPQQGAGMVQAYDAAYTTSVLSVASLSFNDTDNFISDTTFTISNVGDTAATYNVSHIPALTATTLTDIYRQSSPELFTTYATLTFEPSSFSLEPNATGEVRISVVPPKGLDAATLPLYSGWVALNGTNGDGEIALSVPYIGAATSMKNITVLAANRLIFSRSDDPRSPDVPANTTFQLPAPAAHPDWALPLANTSDLILPLGAFPNQFLWLVMGSSEVRLEAVPVASPASETSSDARDNGLGVVTLGNVAGYPMTYVRPIGWMSPWDGSLADGSWAPAGRYQLSIFALKIMADRSLPESWDRYDSPEFIIRYVDA; from the exons ATGGTGGCTTTGAGAACATCGCTTGCGGCATTGGTCGGCATCGCGGTCTTATCCTCTGCATCGGCGGTGAAGAGAGATATGACGCCAGTTTTTGAGAAGACAAACGTTCCTGGCGCATTCATCGTTGAGTTCGCCGACGATCAA GATGGCTCTGGATTTCTCAGTCAGCTCAAGACAGAAACCGGCGTGACCAAGATCTCCCAGCGCCTCAACCTCCAGTCCAAGATCTTCAAGGGCGTTTCCATTCACGTCGAGGGCTCCAACAACGAGACAGCTTCGAAGATCGCCGGCCTCCCGCAGGTCAAGAAACTCTGGCCCGTCCCCCTGATCAGCGTCCCAAAGCTCGACATCACCTGGACCGGCAAAGACAAGACTCCATCCAAGTACAAACGCCAAATAAACTCCACAGATACTTGGCCACCCCACGTCATGACGCAAGTCGACAAGCTCCGTGCAAACGGCTTCATCGGAACAGGTCTCAAGATCGGCATCGTGGACACAGGCATCGACTACACCCACTCCGCCCTAGGCGGCTGCTTTGGTCCAGGATGTCTCGTCGAGTTCGGATCCGATATCGTGGGTGACGCTTATGACGGCACGAACGCGCCCGTCCCCGATGCGGATCCCTTCGAGAACTGTCTCGGCCACGGCACCCACGTCGCAGGTATCATTGCTGCGATGGAGAACCCCATGGGCTTCACCGGTGCGGCGCCTGGGGTGAAGCTGGGCATGTACCGGACCTTTGCGTGTAACGGCCAGACGACTGGCGATGTTCTGCTTGCAGGCGTTATCAAGGCCTTCGAGGATGGCAGCGATATCATCACTGGATCCATCGGAGGTCCTAATGGTTGGGCTGGAGAGGCGTTTGCCGTGACTGTCTCGAGGATCGTGGATGCCGGCGTTCCTTGCACTTTCGCCGCTGGCAACGAGGTTGGCGGTACAGAAGGCCTGTTCGGAATCAGCACGCCGAGCACTGGCGACGGGGTGATGTCCATATCATCCTACCAGAGTCAAGGAGCGGATAGTGAGGGAAAGGTGTCAGCTTTTACGAGCTGGGGTCCGACCTTCGAGCTCAAGCTTGCGCCGAGTTTTGGGGCTCCCGGTGCCGGTATCTTGAGCACCTGGCCTATTGCTCTTGGTGATTATGCTGAGGCATCTGGTACTTCCATGGCAACTCCTCTAGTTGCCAGTATCGTAGCTCTTGTATCTCAG GCACGGGGAACTAGGGATCCTGACTTGATCAAGAGGCTGCTTGCCTCAACCGCAAAGCCAAACCTCTCACAGAATTACGGAGTCGACAACATCGAAGCCGGCCTCGGCCCTGTGCCACAACAAGGAGCCGGCATGGTACAGGCCTACGACGCAGCCTACACGACATCAGTTCTCAGCGTAGCCAGTCTCTCGTTCAATGACACCGACAACTTCATCTCCGACACCACGTTCACTATAAGCAACGTCGGAGACACAGCGGCAACGTACAACGTATCCCACATTCCTGCCTTAACCGCCACCACTCTCACGGACATTTATCGTCAGAGCTCTCCCGAGCTCTTCACGACGTACGCGACTCTGACCTTTGAGCCATCCAGCTTTAGCTTGGAACCCAACGCTACCGGTGAAGTTCGCATCAGCGTGGTTCCTCCCAAGGGTTTGGACGCCGCGACCCTCCCACTGTACTCTGGATGGGTCGCTCTCAACGGGACCAACGGTGACGGCGAGATCGCGCTATCGGTCCCCTACATCGGCGCAGCTACATCTATGAAGAACATCACAGTCTTGGCTGCAAATCGCCTCATTTTCAGTCGCAGCGACGACCCAAGGAGCCCAGATGTACCCGCAAACACCACATTCCAGCTTCCCGCTCCGGCTGCGCATCCCGACTGGGCCTTACCCTTGGCAAACACTTCGGACCTTATTCTCCCCCTTGGAGCGTTCCCTAACCAGTTCTTGTGGCTGGTCATGGGAAGCTCCGAGGTTCGTCTCGAGGCCGTGCCAGTCGCGTCTCCAGCGTCTGAGACCAGTTCAGATGCCAGAGATAACGGCCTCGGTGTGGTGACCCTTGGAAACGTAGCTGGATATCCCATGACCTATGTAAGGCCCATTGGTTGGATGAGCCCTTGGGATGGTAGCTTGGCGGATGGTTCTTGGGCGCCAGCTGGCAGGTATCAGCTCAGCATCTTTGCGCTGAAGATCATGGC